A portion of the Stegostoma tigrinum isolate sSteTig4 chromosome 18, sSteTig4.hap1, whole genome shotgun sequence genome contains these proteins:
- the gpr85 gene encoding probable G protein-coupled receptor 85 codes for MANYSHAPTGSSENLLENVSPLATFFKLTSLGFTIGVGVLGNLLISFLLIKDKTLHRAPYYFLLDLCSSDIIRSAVCFPFVFLSVKNGSSWPYGSLSCKVVAFVGVLSCFHAVFMLFCVSVTRYIAIAHHRFYSKRLTFWTCLAVICMVWTLSVAMAFPPVFDVGTYTFIREEEQCIFEHRYFKVNDSLGFMLMFAVIVLATHIVYLKLIFFVYDRRKMKPVQLVPAVSQNWTFHGPGATGQAAANWIAGFGRGPTPPTLLGIRQNPQGQGMRRRLLVMDEFKTEKRIGRMFYLITFFFVALWCPYLVACYWRVFVKGPAVPRGYLTAAVWMTFAQAGVNPFICIFSNRELRRCFSTNILYCRKSRLPREPYCVI; via the coding sequence ATGGCGAACTACAGCCATGCACCTACTGGGAGCAGCGAGAACCTTTTGGAAAATGTGTCTCCTCTGGCGACATTCTTCAAGCTGacatccctgggtttcaccatcggGGTCGGCGTGTTGGGAAACCTACTCATCTCCTTCCTCCTGATCAAAGACAAAACCCTCCACCGGGCTCCCTATTACTTCTTGCTGGACCTCTGCTCCTCGGATATCATCCGCTCGGCGGTTTGCTTCCCGTTCGTCTTTCTCTCGGTGAAGAACGGTTCGTCCTGGCCCTACGGCTCGCTGAGCTGCAAAGTGGTCGCCTTCGTCGGCGTGCTGTCCTGCTTCCACGCCGTCTTCATGCTCTTCTGTGTGAGCGTGACCCGCTACATCGCCATCGCCCACCACCGCTTTTACTCCAAGAGACTGACTTTCTGGACGTGCCTGGCGGTCATCTGCATGGTGTGGACCCTGTCGGTGGCCATGGCTTTCCCGCCGGTCTTCGACGTGGGCACCTACACCTTCATCCGGGAGGAGGAGCAGTGCATCTTCGAGCACAGGTACTTCAAAGTGAACGACTCGCTGGGCTTCATGCTCATGTTCGCGGTGATCGTTCTGGCCACGCACATTGTCTACCTGAAGCTGATCTTCTTCGTCTACGACCGGCGTAAAATGAAGCCCGTCCAGCTGGTGCCTGCCGTCAGCCAGAACTGGACTTTTCACGGACCCGGGGCCACTGGGCAGGCGGCGGCCAACTGGATCGCTGGCTTCGGCCGGGGACCTACTCCTCCTACACTGCTGGGCATCAGGCAAAACCCCCAGGGCCAGGGCATGAGGAGGAGGCTGCTGGTCATGGACGAGTTCAAAACCGAGAAGAGAATAGGCAGGATGTTCTACCTGATCACCTTCTTCTTCGTGGCCCTCTGGTGCCCATACCTGGTCGCATGTTACTGGCGTGTCTTTGTGAAGGGCCCCGCTGTTCCCCGGGGTTACCTGACCGCTGCGGTCTGGATGACTTTTGCCCAGGCTGGGGTCAACCCTTTCATCTGCATCTTCTCCAACCGGGAACTAAGACGTTGTTTCAGCACCAACATCCTTTATTGTCGAAAATCTAGGTTACCGCGGGAACCTTACTGCGTTATATGA